Below is a window of Prunus persica cultivar Lovell unplaced genomic scaffold, Prunus_persica_NCBIv2 scaffold_13, whole genome shotgun sequence DNA.
AGTGGTCACGTTCGTTGCTTGCATGCTTTTGGGGATCCCACTTGAGTCGGGGAAGATCTTATCTGCACTTGCAACATTCAGGATTCTTCAAGAGCCTATCTACGGTCTTCCAGACTTAATTTCAATGATAGCACAAACTAAGGTATCCCTTGATAGAATTGCATCATTCCTTAGTCTTGATGACTTGCCTCCTGACGTTATAGAGAACCTTCCAAGAGGTAGTTCTGATACAGCAATTGAGATAGTCGATGGGAATTTCTCTTGGGATTTATCATCCCCTAGTCCAACATTGAAGGATCTAAATTTCAAAGTGAGCCAAGGTATGAGGGTTGCTGTTTGTGGTACTGTTGGCTCAGGCAAGTCTAGCTTACTTTCTTGTATTCTGGGAGAAGTTCCGAAGATATCGGGGACTCTTAAAATGTGTGGGACAAAGGCCTATGTTTCTCAGTCACCGTGGATACAGAGTGGCAAGATAGAGGAAAACATATTGTTTGGTCAAGAGATGGACAGAGAAAGATATGAGAGGGTGCTTGAAGCATGTTCATTAAAGAAGGACCTGGAAATTCTATCGTTTGGTGATCAGACAATTATAGGGGAGAGGGGAATCAATTTAAGTGGTGGACAGAAGCAAAGAATACAAATTGCACGTGCTCTGTATCAAGACGCTGATATTTATCTGTTTGATGATCCTTTTAGCGCTGTTGATGCTCATACAGGATCACACCTTTTTAAGGTATTTCATTTCCCTCTTGCATCTAGTTTAAATTGAGTatccaaaattatttaaacttATTTACATCATAGAATTACTGGCATCCGTAAAATTGACAGTtcattattaatttgtttgcttGATAATTGCACTCTTGGGTTCAAAAACAGTAATCTTTGTTACTCATCAAGTGGAGTTCTTACCTGCTGCTGACCTCATCTTGGTAAAAAATCCAGAGCTTTTCTTAGAATTTTAATCTATAAGATATGTTATTATCTAGTTAGTATCTGTCTGCTTCAACTTATTTGTTTGTCATTAGGTCATGAAAGACGGAAGGATTACTCAAGCAGGAAAGTTCAATGACATTCTTAATTCAGGAACTGATTTTATGGAACTTGTGGGAGCACACGCGGAAGCTTTGTCCGTGCTTAATTCTGCAGAGGTGGAGCCAGTCGAAAAAATAAGCGTTAGCAAAGAAGATGGAGAATTTGCTAGTACTAGTGGGGTTGTCCAAAACGTAGAAGACACTGATGTTCAAAATTCGAAAACAGGTGATTTACCAAAAGGGCAGCTTGttcaagaagaagagagagagaaaggtagAGTTGGGTTGTCAGTCTACTGGAAGTACATCACCACAGCATACGGAGGTGCTCTTGTTCCGTTTATCTTGCTTGCACAGGTTCTCTTTCAGGTCCTTCAAATTGGAAGCAATTACTGGATGGCTTGGGCAACTCCTGTTTCAGAGGATGTGAAACCTGCTGTTGAAACCTCTACACTTCTAACTGTTTATGTTGCTTTGGCCGTTGGAAGTTCTTTTTGTATCCTCTTCAGATCCATGTTTCTTGCAACAGCTGGGTACAGGACAGCCACTCTACTCTTTAGTAAAATGCATTCATGCGTTTTCCGTGCTCCCATGTCTTTCTTTGATGCCACTCCAAGTGGACGAATCCTAAACAGAGTaagcaaaatatatttctaataTAGTGCCTTATTGGGATATTCAAAGAGAATTAGATGCTTTAAACAGCTACCACTCCCTCTGCTGCTGTACTGAATGCAGTAATCTCATCAATGTGGCTAATTGATTTCTTGCAGGCTTCTACAGACCAAAATGTAGTGGACTTGAACATGCCGGGTCAAATTGGGGCCCTTGCCAACTCATTGATCCAGCTTCTGGGAATTATTGCAGTGATCTCGCAAGTTGCTTGGcaggttttcatcatttttatCCCTGTGATTGCAATCTGTATCTGGTTACAGGTAACGCTTCTTTGTCCTACTGCTTCTATCTTATATGTTGTATCAATACATGAATTTCCACATGAAATCTAACATGGAAATGTTAATGTCCCTTTAGTGTTAATTCTTTGTTGATCATGCACTGTTGATGCTCGTTATTCATTCCTATACATGCTCTACCTTCTATTTGATGTGGAACTGAGGAACTTGGCTTCCTTATTGACACAAAAGTTCACTAAGTTGATACATTAACATTTTCTTCCACCTTTTTCCGCTACAGTTCTTAGAAACTTCTAAATTGGCACAACATGGAACAAGATTGACAATATGAATCCATATAACAAACCTAACTCCTATTACAGCCAGCAATCTATATGAACTATGTTAAATGTGAAGAAAGATGCTCAAAATTTTTATATTCATGCAGCAATACTACATACCTTCAGCACGAGAACTGGCACGGTTGGTTGGGGTATGCAAAGCTCCAGTGATACAACACTTTGCTGAAACAATTTCAGGTTCGACAACTATTAGGAGCTTCAATCAAGAATCAAGATTTAGGGATACAAACATGAAACTGATGGATGGTTATGGTCGGCCTAATTTTCATACTGTGGCTGCAAGGGAGTGGCTATGTTTTCGCTTGGATATGTTGTCATCTATAACTTTTGGATTCTGTTTGGTTTTCTTGATCTCTATTCCAGCAGGGGTGATTGATCCAGGCAAGTGGCATTCATTTAGTGTGTTACTAATTATTCTTTTGAAAGCAAATGGTAAAGCAAATCTATGagttctctcttttcttatttgtttttggtattttacTCTGAAGGTGTTGCGGGCTTAACTGTCACATATGGACTTAATCTAAACACGTTACTGGCGTGGTTTATATGGAATCTTTGCAATGTAGAGAACAGAATTATATCAGTGGAGAGATTACTACAGTACACTACCCTTCCCAGTGAGCCTCCTCTTGTAATAGAATCCAATCAGCCAGATCGTTCTTGGCCATTACGTGGAAAAGTTGACATACATGATCTTCAGGTACTTGCTGTTctggtttatttatttcataacATATGGGGTCATTCATGTGTGACTCGAATTTCATGTTCATATAGGTCCGTTATGCCCCACACATGCCGCTTGTGTTGCGAGGTATCACATGTACCTTTCCTGGAGGAATGAAAACTGGGATTGTGGGTAGAACTGGCAGTGGCAAATCGACTCTCATACAGACCCTTTTCCGAATTGTGGATCCTGCTTCTGGCCAGATTTTGATAGATGGTATTGATATATCTTCAATTGGACTGCATGATCTAAGGTCTAGGCTGAGCATTATCCCTCAGGACCCAACCATGTTTGAAGGGACTGTAAGAAGCAATCTGGACCCACTTGAAGAGTACACAGATGAGCAAATTTGGGAGGTTGGTTGGTTTTACACTGATGAAAGGAAGCTTCTTCCTACTAAATGTTCTTCATTAATAGATTTGCAGTGGTAAATTCGTGGGACTAGTTAAAacatcttttgattttttcagGCCCTGGATAAGTGTCAACTTGGAGATGAAGTTAGGAGAAAGGACGGAAAGCTGGATGCCACAGGTTTGTTCTATGGCTACTCTAAGATACAGGCTATATATGATGCACTAGATTCCATTTTACGTCATGgaaattcttttgtttatgtttcatATGGTTGCTGCAGTTAGTGAGAATGGAGAGAACTGGAGTATGGGTCAGAGGCAGTTGGTCTGCCTTGGCCGTGTGCTGCTCAAGAAAAGTAAGGTCTTGGTGCTTGACGAAGCTACCGCGTCGGTCGATACAGCTACAGATAATCTCATCCAGCAGACCCTTCGCCAACACTTTACTGACTGTACAGTCATCACTATTGCACATCGTATAACTTCTGTTCTTGATAGTGACATGGTTCTGCTTCTGAGTCATGGTTAGTATTGCCATATGAATGCATTCAACTTCCTCTAGCTACCACTGAACCTCacctttttattcatttttaattgtaTCTTTGTTCTTGTTGTAGGTCTTATTGACGAATATGATTCTCCTGCAACCTTGCTCGAGAACAAGTCGTCATCTTTTGCTCAGCTTGTGGCAGAGTACACAATGAGGTCGAATTCCAGTTTTGAGTAGTTCGACTGACAATTGAAATTCCAAATCTTCATTATGAACTACTCAACTTGGTAGCTGTTTTCATAATGACGAAACATAAGCGGTGAGGTCCAAAGCAATAGAACTGGGTGATCAAGTTAAAGTTTGCAGTGTATTTTAGGCTATATTCTGCTGCAAATATTGTATGGTTAAGTACTTTCAAGTAATTTTGATACTGAGAGCTCAATATAGGTGTGAAATTTTGTGGTCGAATAAAGTAATTGTAAGTTGATTGAACTCCTATGCAAAACATCCTCTCATTGAATAGATAAATGGCTCTgtaattggaaaattttgtAAGTAAATTCATCGGTCCCTCTACTTGTCCAAGACAATGCGTCGTAGACTATATTAGAAGTAGATATTCCAGAACCGTATCCCAAAAGACTTTGGTTAGACAAACCCACTAGTTAGCTACACTAAAGAAGGGGATGACACTGTAGGAAACCCACCAAAGATTTTAGTTTGAATAATTTTCCTACTGAATGATGATTCTCCCTTTGAAAATCACAATTCCTCCACTAGATGAGGAGAAGTTCACAATTCTTTGGGTTAACGGGTGGACCATGTCATGAATCcatccacacaaaaataagGAGATTCCTTAATTTCACCCAAATTCTCGGAATTCCTTTATTTTGATGTGCAAATGAGTGACGTGGTCCACTcgatgaaacaaaaaatttcacacaAAAGATACCTCGACTAGAGGTTCGATATTAGTTTATCACCTATTGAAAAGGTAACAACTTGCACCCGAAATCGCACTTTGTTATAAGTAagtatgcaaaaataattaaccACCTCCAAAAGCACTTTGGTAAAGGTAAGTTATATTTGgtaagttatatatatatctgtattATAGGGTACTACAACAGTTTATTATCTACCCTCCTATATTCACCTTCCCTCTAGTATACAACATATATACTTGGCAAAGTGTATACCTGCCCCATAGGTTAATATATAATGGTTGATTGCCTACTCAAAAGTCCTTCCCTGTCTTTTTCTTGCTCATTTTCTCGCCATTAATAATGCGCCATATTGCATGCAATTATGCAAAGAGCAACAACATCTATTTATACTTGCAAGAAATAGTAACATAGCTCTCACAACATCACCCATCTTGCTCATCCTGACCAAGCAACCAAAAacataatatcaattaaaagaCAGATAAGAAAGCACTAGGAAGAAACAGAAATCGATTCATCACATATATGGTGCTTCGAAGTCGATTCAATAATTCTCATACATGAGAAAGCTCGTTCCATTGTTACTGTACATAGAAACCAAGGAAAACAAGGCCGAAAATTATTGATTTCTATCAATtaggaaataagaaaaacaaaatgcctAGTTCTTTGCAACCGAATACTCAAGCCAAGAGAATTGGCCAAACCACTTTTTATTAAATCAATGTAAGATTTTCCCTTCTAAGTGGCTTGGATAATGTTCTAACTCAGGTTGACATGGCCCTAAAAGAATATATGTTATTCGCACATTATATTGTTCCTTTACCTaatatttgcatattagaTGACGTACTCCTGGATCACCGTTCAAGATAGTTGATATTTGTATTAGATGATGTCccatcattctttttcttaaaaaaaaagacaacaagCTCTGAA
It encodes the following:
- the LOC18784538 gene encoding ABC transporter C family member 3, with amino-acid sequence MELFDSSKHGTLSAFFSHYSSSFITYPGTDFLLKPVFIRGFSGSLHLVLLFVLLVSWVWKKFKVGDGEGPKQRFGSIQSWYYKLTLLCCLGVSGLSLVFCLLNYFYWHRNDWTEEKLVTLFDLAIRTLAWGALCVYLHTQFSNSSESKFPNLLRVWWGSYFSISCYSLVIDILLYKEHVSLPVQSFVFDVVCVISGLFFIFVGFFGKKEGRNTVLEEPLLNGNGNAESNNSKGGTPVTPYSNAGFFSILTFSWIGPLIALGNKKTLDLEDVPELYKGDSVAGSFPNFRNKLEAECGADGRVTTFHLAKALIFSAWKEVGLTGLYAIFYTLASYVGPYLIDTFVQYLYGRRKFKNEGYALVSAFMIAKLVECLCQRHWFFKVQQVGVRIRAVLVTAIYNKGLTLSCQSKQGHTSGEIINFMTVDAERVGDFSWYMYDPLMVILQVGLALVILYINLGLAAIATLVATIIVMLANVPLGSLQEKFQEKLMESKDKRMKATSEVLRNMRILKLQAWEMKFLSKINELRKTEAGWLRKFVYTSAMTSFVFWGAPTFVSVVTFVACMLLGIPLESGKILSALATFRILQEPIYGLPDLISMIAQTKVSLDRIASFLSLDDLPPDVIENLPRGSSDTAIEIVDGNFSWDLSSPSPTLKDLNFKVSQGMRVAVCGTVGSGKSSLLSCILGEVPKISGTLKMCGTKAYVSQSPWIQSGKIEENILFGQEMDRERYERVLEACSLKKDLEILSFGDQTIIGERGINLSGGQKQRIQIARALYQDADIYLFDDPFSAVDAHTGSHLFKVCLIIALLGSKTVIFVTHQVEFLPAADLILVMKDGRITQAGKFNDILNSGTDFMELVGAHAEALSVLNSAEVEPVEKISVSKEDGEFASTSGVVQNVEDTDVQNSKTGDLPKGQLVQEEEREKGRVGLSVYWKYITTAYGGALVPFILLAQVLFQVLQIGSNYWMAWATPVSEDVKPAVETSTLLTVYVALAVGSSFCILFRSMFLATAGYRTATLLFSKMHSCVFRAPMSFFDATPSGRILNRASTDQNVVDLNMPGQIGALANSLIQLLGIIAVISQVAWQVFIIFIPVIAICIWLQQYYIPSARELARLVGVCKAPVIQHFAETISGSTTIRSFNQESRFRDTNMKLMDGYGRPNFHTVAAREWLCFRLDMLSSITFGFCLVFLISIPAGVIDPGVAGLTVTYGLNLNTLLAWFIWNLCNVENRIISVERLLQYTTLPSEPPLVIESNQPDRSWPLRGKVDIHDLQVRYAPHMPLVLRGITCTFPGGMKTGIVGRTGSGKSTLIQTLFRIVDPASGQILIDGIDISSIGLHDLRSRLSIIPQDPTMFEGTVRSNLDPLEEYTDEQIWEALDKCQLGDEVRRKDGKLDATVSENGENWSMGQRQLVCLGRVLLKKSKVLVLDEATASVDTATDNLIQQTLRQHFTDCTVITIAHRITSVLDSDMVLLLSHGLIDEYDSPATLLENKSSSFAQLVAEYTMRSNSSFE